aatttgtcattttgaGACATggctgaaaaaaaaaaaattggtagATGATGGGTACAGGTTaaacctgctctgataccatgtagaAAATTGAGATGATGAATTGTTTTGTTGAGTGTATTAATTCTGATCTTTTTACAATTGATTATGTAGGTATTTATATGTACATACACAACGATAGCCTATTCTACTTGGTTGCCTTGGTATCTCTGTCCAACGTCCCTTTCTTTTCTGGGAAAGGTTGGAGTGGTCTTACCCTGTCACAGGGATGGTTGATCCCTTTCTCAGGGACTGTGATGAACTGCCCTGCACAGGCTTTTCTGCCTGAGGCCActctttcttcatttcttctttcaaCGGTGTCGAACCACCCAAAAAGAGTACCCTCTTAAAacttagacttgagataatCTGTAAGAATAGCAGGATTAATTTCCTGATAAGAATTCATGACAACAGTAGATGCTTCAGACATTGTTTTAGATAAAAGAACAGATCGCATTTGTTTTGCCGAGTCCCTGTAGCGATACTCATGTTGGAATATTGTCGAAGGCAAGTCCAAAAGGCTTATTGGAGAGAACCCAGGAATGATATCATGAAGGATTACACCTCCTGGCTGCTGCTGAGCTTGAGCGTTGTTATCGTAGATCTGTTGAATGAGATCAACCTCGAGATAAGCAGGAAGAACATGTGGTGCAGGCACCCAAAATAAAATCCAAGGAACATTCATATCTTTAGCAGTTTTACAAACAGCAGAAGAGAAGAAAGCATCAGTAATAAAGCAGGTGATCCTCTTACCAGTCTCCATCTGCACTGCATCCATGCTCGCTGTAGAGTTTCCAGGAAATTCATtcaaaaaacaattaatttcCTTCACTAAACCAATATCACCGTCTGACACACAGCCATCATCTACGTTGTAGGTACGAATGTTAGCGGGGATACGGCGTGGATTCTGAGCAGTTGACAGGATAGAATTGTTGGATTTTGCAGAactaaagagagaaaattggATTTTTGGTGCTGCAGTTGCCAAGCTACTTACAAAATTGAACAGAGCTATTGGGTGAGAGGTGAATGGGAAGGCCAAAACAGCAACATGTTGTTGGGCAGCCATTAAGCTTTCTTTCACTGGATGAAAAAATACAGATCAGATCAGCAACTGCTATAAGACGAGCAGCTTTTGCACCCACAGGTTAGAGGCTTTGGATTCATAGGATCGAATTATTTTCCAGAATGAAGTGCTTATGGTAGAGGTAGTGATTTGATTTCCAGATTTTAAAGGCTGATACCAGAAGGCAGTAGTTCTGTTCTACCTTATGAAACCACATGTTTCTTGAATGCATTTCCTGAAAACTTACTAACTAGCATAGAAACAGCACAAATAGAGACTGGTGAAATGATCACATGCTTTATTACTGATGCTTTCCTTTCTTATTCTGTTAAGAAATAAAGGTTATTTGGATTTGATGTTGGGTATCTACACCCTGTGCTCTTCCTGTTTCTTTTGAGGTTAATCTCATTCgacaattctaccataataaGTTTAATGGTGATCATGATCAGCACAAGCCAGGAGCTGCTGCTTAATAGCATTCCTTTATCGTCTCCAGTGAGTTATTATGGCTTATACTTGAGACCACTTACTGAACATGGTTCAGAAGACCCAATATTGGcccttgtttttattaattataagaaagtTCATCTCAAGCATCTACTGTTGTCGTTAGTTCTTATCAGGAACTTATCCTTCTCTCCTGGTAGGTCTTCCGAAGTAACAAGTCTAAGAGGTTACTGTTTCTGGGTAGTTTGAAACTTTCacaatcatcatcattattatcGTCAGGTCATGAAGATGATAATACAGGGTGCTTATCATGGCTTGACGGGCAACAACCTGCATCTGTTGTATTTATATGCTTTGGTACAATTGGGTAATTGCCTACAGAGGAGCTAGTGGCATTAGCTGAAGCATCTGAAGCTAGTGAGTTTCCATTTCCTTGGTCTGTCAAAGATGTATGGATGGATCATTTGCCAAATGGATTTcttcaaaggatgataaagagCTTGGAATTCATTTTCCAAGAGGAGAAGTAAAAGAAACCGAaattaacctttttttttcttttaagtttgTTTTATAGTGTCAAATTATAATCCAACTATTTCATGCAAAATGATTAcgaaattatgatttttttttgaaattagagctaaattaaatttaatatctgCACGAAACTGATAAAATCTTgcataaatattatcaatacTTGCTcgaaattagattaaaaattaaatatcatatataatttctCATGGTATggcaaattgaagatcaacgCCTTAATTTATATGgttaaaatctaaaagataatttttaataaaaagattagtaaatatttattccaatatttattctttttgaaCTGATATATATAAGCCTATATGGAACACCATATTTATTGGCAAATTAcacataataaaatttaaaagattcctaaaaaacattaaagaatatcaaattacaagaaaaaaataataacaaatagcCAATAGGAAGAGCGAGATATATGCTGACAAATTTTGACAGTGCATTGCATCTATTCCActcattcaaaaaaaaaaaagaattattattgtGGTTTAGTACTTCTGATTTAGACTTTAGatagagatagagagagagagagagagagagaggagtcGAAGACGAAGACGAAGAAGAGAAACGgactgcaaaagaaaaaaaaaaaagccaaagGTTGTTTTTAATGGCAACCTTTGCTTCTCTTCTCTCCTCTTCGCTTCCTCTTCCTCATCCTCCTCTTCTCCAGTCTCGGCATAATTTCCATAACCCCCTTCATTcctcctctctttctttcccttcttCTCGTCTTTCTTTCACTATCACCTCAAAAAACCCTAGAAAAACCATCCCAACTCTAATTCTTGCCTGTTCTGATTCCTCTTCCTTTTGTGATGACTTTTTCTCTAATCCAAATTCTGGGTCTTCTGACAAGGTTcgtttaatgaataattccttatttgttttttaattttagcttttctttgaattgGGTTACATATTATTAATGAAGAAACATGAAAAAGATTAGGTTTTTATCGTTTCTGGAAGTTGGGAGTATGCATAGTAAAGTTTAATGGGCACTATTGGTTTCTTGTGTTGTGAAAACTGTATAATTTAATCTGAAATTGAGCTTACTGTGAACTTtatgtgaaaagaaaaattgaatttcttaattCGAATTGATGAGCTTTTCGAAGTATATAGATATGCTAGTGTGTGTTTCTATTATTAGGATTCAACCTTGAACGTACCAGCTTATTGAAAAGAAGGTCTAGCTTATTAGGCTTTGAGGTCATTTGCTGTATAGaagatttcatcaattaattttcttaaatactAATTTGTTTCACACTATGATTTCATGattctttgttattttgaattttagttCTCAGTTTGATCAAACATCTCTAGTTATGTCATTATATTAGACAGAAGTTCCTTACTGAAGAACCTGCATGAAACAACCTCATCTCTTGCTTGTTGGTACAAAGCATATCAAACAAGCATCCTAAGTTAATTGTTGTGTGCTAGGGCACTGTGTTGCtttgatatatatttggtGCCCATTGGTGGAGTGTGCAATCTGCTGTGATGTAATTCAAAGCATAGATGGAAAATCTTTGTCGTCTTGACTAGGTTTACTATTTGCTGGTTCTGTGAATGATTGAAGTGTACAATGCTGTGTTTTGAAGTTATGGAATTTCGTTTTAGTTAAtggaaaattaaatattaggtGTAAATACTTGCACTTCTGAAATACTTAAGGACTTGAATGTGGTAACAATTCCCCTTAATAAGGTGCTGATGGGATCATTGAAAAACTCAccaagaaaatgaagaattatTAGATGCTAAGTCATTTATTCTGAAAAATGATGTGGCAGGATTAGGCATTGTTTAGCTTTAAAGTTTGTATACATTTAGCTTTAAAGTTTGTATACATTTTATTAGGATTGTACCATTTATGTTGTGTGTGCGTGTATGCATGTGTACATTTTGCTGAGAGAGAAGATGAACAAGGTTGCACTGAATTCCAAATGATCTATCCTAGATCTCTTTGTTAATCTTTGCTATGAAAATCTGTGAGTTATGTGCCTGTTGTTTGACATGGTGAAGTTTTTTATTTGCCGTTTGTTGGCCTTTTATTTTGTCTGCTTGTGCAGAAAATGCAACCTAATTGAAGATTGGCCTATATATCTACCCGTACTTGTTATTCATAGGTTTTGATAGTTACATGCGAAGCCAATTGTCAACTAAAAGGggcttttattgtttaattttacaattacCCAAAATTTGGTTATTGGTTTTTCCTTCATATTGATTTAGGTTTTTGTTATTTCAGAAATCAGTTCTCTCGGATTTGATACAAGAGATAGAACCCTTGGATGTGAGCCTCATTCAGAAAGATGTTCCACCTACTACCTTGGATGCTATGAAGAGGACCATCTCTGGCATGTTGGGTCTACTTCCATCTGATCGCTTTAAAGTTTTCATTGAGGCTTTCTGGGAACCTCTCTTTAAGTTATTGGTCTCTTCAATTATGACAGGGTATGGTTGTCTTATTCTTACGTTTCTTTTTATCATATGGTCCCTTGATAATGACTGAATTGATGTCactctaaagaaaaaaatatctttttgcCACATTGTCCTTGGTATTCAGCATGTAGAGTAATGAGACTTCTTGCAGTTGGTTTAGGCCCTTTCCCTGGTTTTATCAATCTCAAAGCAGAAACATTAATTACATCATTCTTATTTGATGGAGAAGTTGTTTGATTCCTTGTACGTACTAGACAATATTTAAGTAGCCCGTCTTTCATCATATTTTAccaattattatctaatacaATATCTGATATTTATGAACCCTATTTCTGCTTGACTTGCAGTTACACATTGCGGAATGCTGACTATAGGCTTTGTCTTGAAAGAAACCTTGGTGTGCATGAAGGAGATATTGACAATCAAGTATCAGAAAATCCTAAACTTGATTTGCAAGGGACAGAAGTAGACAATGCAAAAACCAATCAATGTAATGGAAAAAATGTCAAATTTGAACGAATTACTGAAGACCCATCTGATAATATTGGTATTGAGGGCCTCGGTGATATGTCCCTTGAAGCTCAACAATTTATTCTTCATTTACAGTCTCGTTTGTCTTCTGTGAAAAAGGTATACATTCTATTAACTTATGTTAGTAAAATGAAGTCAAAGTtaagtgtgtgtgtgtgtgtataccTTAAGCAAGGAAATAGTTCACTTAAGCAAGAATATCCTTTATGAAATCTATCGACACTTGTTAGCAAACTATTAGTCCTTGCCTTAGTATGAACCTTTATGAATAGCATGGTTGGAATTAGTCACACTTCTTCTTGTTCCTCCAATTTATTAGTCAAGTAGTTGTATTCATTTTTTCCGTGAATTTTACCTTTTATATTGTTTTCAGATGTAATGCAATCTATATTGTTGGTGGATGGGGAGGGCATATTACTTTGCTATCTCTGCTGATTGTCTGCTTGTATaaatcttcttttgtttgaatATTCTGTTTTTTGGTCCATATGTTGGTTCTTAATGGTCTGTCTATATGCTCAGAGTTCATTCTCATATTGTCTTCTTATATTGAAGGAACTCTGTGAAGTAAAGAGGAAGAGTGATGCTCTTCAGATGCAACAGTTTGTCGGTGAAGAAAAGAATGATTTGCTGGACTACTTACGATCTTTACAACCGGAAAAGgttctattttattctttcatttacTCTAAGCTTGTCTTGCTACTGAATGCTGAGGCCCTTCTAGTTAAGTTTTGCCAGTCGTTTTTAAGTTACCAAATTTTTTCTGGAATGGTACCAATAATCTGTTTAGTTGATTGCAAATTTGCAATGCTTTAACATGTCGTCACTACTAAGTTTTAGTCCAATTTATCTTGGTGATATATAGGATGAGATACATGAGGAATTTGGTTCTATTATTGGCTCTGCTTAGCAATATTTATCAGCTAGTAGGAACATGTTATTTGTCaagcctttcttttctttgactTGATTTTATATTGTCATTTGTGTACCCAAGAGCTTATTGTTTTTTCTGTTCTATTAACTGTTCTTTACCCAAAGCTTATtgttttttcctctcttttatttattattctttggAGCATGgatcttctttttctactaTGGATTTGATCCCCACCTGTCCAGatagctctctctctctcatattTGGAACCTACTTTTCTGGAATTTGGGTGGTATGGTGTTAGCAcctaatttatttctaaattgaACAGGTAGCTGAGTTATCAGAACCTACATCTCCAGAATTGAAAGAAGTAATCCACTCTGTAGTCCATGGTCTCCTTGCAACTCTTTCTCCTAAAATGCATTCCAAGGCTCCACCTCAACCAGAGAACACATCTAGCGGAACAAGAAATATTGGAAATGAAGATTGTGCTGAACTTGTTGAAAATACTTCACTTCAGTTTCAGCCCCTCATTTCCCTGACGAGGGACTATCTGGCACGCCTACTCTTCTGGTTAGGCACAttcttttacctttttcttgaatttataGTTAGCTATTGAGGGTTCTAATATGATTATTCTTCTTCCCTTCCTTTTctgtttattttccttaaggTGCATGCTGTTGGGACACTATCTTCGTGGTCTCGAGTACCGGATGGAGCTGATGGAACTTCTGTCGTTAACAAGCAATGTGGAAATTGATGGCTGTGGAGATGAACAAGTTGCTTGAAGTTAAAGGTGCTCTACTTGAAATGTTTCCATCTGTACATAAAAGTGTTTCTTGGTGTGTACAGAATTTGTTTGCCAACAAGAAGAGACTTGAAGAGAGATGCCCGATTATGCTTTTGCGGATGGATAGGATATTTGTGTGTAAAAGAATGCTTCCCTTGTTTATTATAAGAATACTTAAATGTGTCTTTTGCTGtgtaattattcttaatgaaattaaaagaaacttGTGCCTTTTTGTTCTTGATTCAGCTATATAGGAAGGTATAAAATGGACCAAAAAATAGTGATGAAAATTCTATACGAAGTAGTTATGAAGTTAATTATATAGGTTACTTCAGGAGTAATCAACCACTTGTGGTTTTCGTTGAGAACATGTAGTTTTGGACCTGTGTTTAGGGTTTCAGAATTCGCGGTTCCGTACCCTAATTAGAAAGACAGGACATGAACAGGTTCTTGGAATGGTTTCAGTTTCAAATCAGTTTTTGGCTAGCTATCTCTATTGCTGCGGATCCGGTCCCAttacatttataattataatccGTCTTAATTCTGATTATGACTCGGCAGGTTCAGTTTTGGGCCAGTTATTCCGTGCAAATTAagcagaaaaaaaagaaaaaaaaaaaacccttcCCTCTCCCGccaatttctttttagcttGAACTGAGCAGTTGCAGTTGTAATGAATAAAGCTTGTGCTGTGcgcccaaaagaaaaaaaaagaaaagagcttTTTGCTCTTCAACAGCCACCCATCAGTTTCCATTAACATTTCTTGGTTTTCACATAATGCTTTACACTTTCAAAACCCACAAACTACAACAACAAAGTCTTCCACACCACTTTAAGTTGTATACTTACCACTTCAATCTTCTACATTCCCTCTCTTTCGAACCAGGCCAGACTAATATCTCCACAATTCTGTCAAATCTCTTACAAGGTCGCATTTCACATACCCATCTTCTCCAAATCCATGCCAAAGTCTTTCGTCTTCATACTCATCAAGACAATTTGATAGCAACTCGTCTAATTGGCCACTACCCGCCTCGTGTTTCTCTTCGCATTTTCGATCAACTTCGAAACCCaaatttatttcctttcaatGCAATTATTAGAGTCTTTGCTAATGAGAATCGTTATCACGAGTCTTTCTCTCTGTTCAAGAGATTAAAATGGCAGCTCCTTTCGCCTAATGACttgacattttcttttatattgaaGGCTTGTTTTGGTTCCAAGAATTCATTTTTAGTGAAACAAATCCATACCCATATCTTGAAATATGGTCTTGTTAATGACCCTTTTATTTGTAATGGTCTTGTAGCTGTTTATGCTAAGGGCGTTAATCATTTGGCATGTGCACGTACGTTGTTTGATGAAATGCCTGAGAAAGGTTTGCTTTGTTGTTGGACTTCTTTAATTTCTGGTTTTGCTCAGTCAGGTTATTCTGAGGAAGTTTTGAAGATCTTTTGTTTGATGGTTAAGGAGAATTTGGAGCCAGAGAATGATACTATGGTTAGTGTTTTCTCAGCATGCTCAAATCTTGAGATTTGCCAAATTGAAAAATGGTTAACTGTTCTAGTAGAACTTAATATAGATGGCAATTTGAAAAGCTCCACTTGTGATAAAGTCAACAACGTTCTTGTGTATTTATATGGAAAATTGGGGAAGATTGAAAAGAGTAGGGAAAGATTTGATGATATTAGTGATAGTGGGAAAAGAAGTGTGCTTCCCTGGAATTCTATGATAAATGCATATGTGCAAAATGGTTATGCTTTGGAGGCTTTATGTATTTTTCGCTTGATGGTGAAGGATCCTAATTCTAGACCCAACCATGTTACAATGGTCAGTGTGCTTTCGGCTTGTGCTCAAGTTGGTAATCTAGAGCTCGGAAGGTGGGTTCATGAATACCTTAAATTTAAAGGCCGCAAAGGTGTTTTAGAGTCCAACACATTCCTAGCCACTGCATTGATAGATATGTACTCTAAATGTGGTAGTTTGGACAAGGCAAAGGAGGTGTTCTACCAGATGGTTTCCAAAGATGTTGTCTCATTCAATGCTATGATAATGGGTCTCGCGATAAATGGTGAAGGGCAGGAGGCAGTTAAACTTTTCTCAAAAGTACAAGAGTTAGGTTTACATCCTAATGGTGGAACATTCCTTGGCCTTTTATGGGCTTGCAGCCACTCGGGATTATCAGATGAAGGACGCCAAATATTCCTAGACATGTGCTCACGCTTTTTTGTCCTTCCTAAATTGGAACACTATGCATGCTATATTGATCTTCTTTCCCGAGAGGGCCATTTGGAAGAAGCAGTCAAGGTTGCGGCATCCATGCCATTCAAGCCTAATAATTTTGTGTGGGGGGCATTGCTTGGGGGTTGCCTGCTCCACTCTAAAGTAGAGTTggctaaaaatatttacaaaaggCTTGTTGAAGTAGACCCAGAAAATTCCGCAGGATATGTGATGTTAGCTAACGTGTTTGCAGTTGATCATCAATGGAGTGATGTATCGGCATTAAGATGGCTTATGAGGGAGAAAGGTGTCAAGAAACAGCCAGGTTGTAGCTGGATCAGCATTAATGGAATTGTGCATGAATTTCTAGTGGGGTCCCCATTGATTCCGCAAATTGAGAGCATATATCATACTTTAAATGCGTTAATGAAGGATCTGAATATAGCAAGTGCTTAGAATATGCCAAAGCGCTATATATTGCGTGACGGATGTCTTGAGTACCACATTGGATTGCTAATGATGGCCTTAGTTGGATGATTTCTTCGACAAAATTGGTTCCGTCACACCAAAGGTGGAGGATCATTATTGTCCTTGTGCAGGACTCTAGCTAGCGAGGTTCCTAGGAAGAGAATTGGTGGTTGTAA
The nucleotide sequence above comes from Ricinus communis isolate WT05 ecotype wild-type chromosome 6, ASM1957865v1, whole genome shotgun sequence. Encoded proteins:
- the LOC8280975 gene encoding uncharacterized protein LOC8280975, with product MATFASLLSSSLPLPHPPLLQSRHNFHNPLHSSSLSFPSSRLSFTITSKNPRKTIPTLILACSDSSSFCDDFFSNPNSGSSDKKSVLSDLIQEIEPLDVSLIQKDVPPTTLDAMKRTISGMLGLLPSDRFKVFIEAFWEPLFKLLVSSIMTGYTLRNADYRLCLERNLGVHEGDIDNQVSENPKLDLQGTEVDNAKTNQCNGKNVKFERITEDPSDNIGIEGLGDMSLEAQQFILHLQSRLSSVKKELCEVKRKSDALQMQQFVGEEKNDLLDYLRSLQPEKVAELSEPTSPELKEVIHSVVHGLLATLSPKMHSKAPPQPENTSSGTRNIGNEDCAELVENTSLQFQPLISLTRDYLARLLFWCMLLGHYLRGLEYRMELMELLSLTSNVEIDGCGDEQVA
- the LOC107261218 gene encoding pentatricopeptide repeat-containing protein At2g29760, chloroplastic; the encoded protein is MLYTFKTHKLQQQSLPHHFKLYTYHFNLLHSLSFEPGQTNISTILSNLLQGRISHTHLLQIHAKVFRLHTHQDNLIATRLIGHYPPRVSLRIFDQLRNPNLFPFNAIIRVFANENRYHESFSLFKRLKWQLLSPNDLTFSFILKACFGSKNSFLVKQIHTHILKYGLVNDPFICNGLVAVYAKGVNHLACARTLFDEMPEKGLLCCWTSLISGFAQSGYSEEVLKIFCLMVKENLEPENDTMVSVFSACSNLEICQIEKWLTVLVELNIDGNLKSSTCDKVNNVLVYLYGKLGKIEKSRERFDDISDSGKRSVLPWNSMINAYVQNGYALEALCIFRLMVKDPNSRPNHVTMVSVLSACAQVGNLELGRWVHEYLKFKGRKGVLESNTFLATALIDMYSKCGSLDKAKEVFYQMVSKDVVSFNAMIMGLAINGEGQEAVKLFSKVQELGLHPNGGTFLGLLWACSHSGLSDEGRQIFLDMCSRFFVLPKLEHYACYIDLLSREGHLEEAVKVAASMPFKPNNFVWGALLGGCLLHSKVELAKNIYKRLVEVDPENSAGYVMLANVFAVDHQWSDVSALRWLMREKGVKKQPGCSWISINGIVHEFLVGSPLIPQIESIYHTLNALMKDLNIASA